The Eurosta solidaginis isolate ZX-2024a chromosome 4, ASM4086904v1, whole genome shotgun sequence genome includes a window with the following:
- the LOC137250510 gene encoding uncharacterized protein: MEHKVQSDKTNVIQLSKSYTNLNELTRREKQNIFNSFDLVFCDCDGVIWQTIYEALPGVTEAIDYLKREGKQVTFVTNNSIVSIDKQLSKFRKCGLEVKKHDIVHPAQTICNHLKSIQFNGLIFCLATDVFKTVLRDAGFNLVDGCTTFIETTDELRDAVYSDDPVKAVIIDVDLNMSAAKLMRAHWHLTNDPECLFFGGAADTLISFHGKDVIGPGPYISIVEKTAKRQALIFGKPGVALRDVLMQRYNITNPQRILFIGDSLVTDVRFGKVCGFQTLLVLSGQTKREDLQSNREHMETPDYVVDSLSDLNGFLTQ, encoded by the exons ATGGAGCATAAAGTTCAAAGCGACAAG ACAAATGTTATTCAACTTTCCAAATCATACACAAATCTAAATGAGCTCACAAGGCGCGAGAAACAAAATATCTTCAATTCGTTCGATTTAGTATTTTGTGATTGTGATG GCGTCATTTGGCAGACAATCTATGAAGCATTGCCCGGCGTAACGGAAGCCATAGATTATCTTAAACGCGAGGGCAAACAAGTCACTTTCGTCACAAACAATAGCATTGTATCTATTGATAAGCAATTAAGTAAATTccggaagtgtgggttggaggtgAAAAAG CacgatattgtgcatccagctcAAACAATATGTAATCACCTAAAATCTATACAGTTCAATGGACTGATCTTTTGCCTCGCAACGGATGTTTTTAAGACAGTGCTCCGAGATGCCGGCTTTAACTTAGTTGATGGT TGTACTACTTTCATTGAAACCACGGATGAATTGCGCGACGCCGTTTACAGTGACGATCCTGTGAAGGCGGTGATCATTGATGTTGATTTGAATATGTCCGCAGCGAAATTGATGCGAGCTCACTGGCATTTGACAAACGACCCTGAATGTTTATTTTTCGGCGGAGCAGCTGATACTTTAATATCGTTTCATGGAAAGGATGTTATAG gtcctgGACCCTACATATCAATTGTCGAAAAAACAGCGAAACGACAGGCATTAATTTTTGGCAAACCTGGCGTAGCTTTACGCGACGTTTTGATGCAACGGTATAATATCACAAATCCCCAACGTATCCTTTTCATCGGTGATAGTCTTGTGACAGATGTGCGCTTTGGTAAAGTATGTGGATTTCAAACTTTATTGGTACTTAGCGGTCAAACAAAGCGTGAAGATTTGCAATCGAATAGGGAGCACATGGAAACGCCAGATTATGTGGTTGACTCTTTATCGGATCTGAATGGATTTCTTACACAGTGA